In Odontesthes bonariensis isolate fOdoBon6 chromosome 22, fOdoBon6.hap1, whole genome shotgun sequence, one genomic interval encodes:
- the LOC142372699 gene encoding heat shock protein 30-like, translated as MLCSRGLQSDLGPIMDFYWPVRSLWSEVRPLICQQDLLQRNLQELCSRLELMDTFQRQIPEETEPFHSSVALQAVSYQLDKEGENFGLTLNTQGFSPEELSVRQVGRKLRVSGKTEKKQEDGKGSYSYRLQEFRQEFDLPEGLNPEAVTCYLSPDGKLHIQAAKAPCVEEAERELTIKRSSEEETQQSVCSQAEDSRPETYSRA; from the coding sequence ATGCTGTGCTCTCGTGGACTCCAGTCTGACCTCGGTCCAATCATGGACTTCTACTGGCCTGTACGCAGTCTGTGGTCAGAGGTCAGACCTCTGATCTGCCAGCAGGATCTCCTGCAGAGAAACCTACAGGAGTTGTGCAGCAGGCTGGAGCTGATGGACACATTTCAACGACAGATCCCAGAGGAGACGGAGCCTTTCCACAGCAGCGTGGCCCTGCAAGCAGTCTCCTACCAGCTGGACAAAGAGGGAGAAAACTTTGGCCTGACCCTGAACACTCAAGGCTTTTCCCCAGAGGAGCTGTCTGTCAGGCAGGTGGGCAGGAAGCTGAGAGTCAGTGGGAAGACAGAGAAGAAGCAGGAGGACGGGAAAGGCTCCTACTCTTACAGACTCCAGGAGTTCAGACAGGAGTTTGATCTGCCCGAAGGGCTGAACCCTGAAGCCGTCACCTGCTACCTGTCTCCAGACGGAAAGCTCCACATCCAGGCAGCCAAAGCTCCATGTGTGGAAGAGGCTGAGAGAGAGCTGACTATCAAGAGGAGCTCGGAGGAGGAAACACAGCAGAGTGTGTGTTCACAGGCAGAAGACAGCAGACCAGAGACGTACAGCAGAGCATAG